In one window of Desulfonatronospira thiodismutans ASO3-1 DNA:
- a CDS encoding peptidase U32 family protein: MTRPEILAPAGQEASFLAALAAGADAIYCGLKHFSARAEADNFSLSRLAALRQLAGEQNVRVYVALNTLIKPQELDKAGRLLDRLQRFVQPDAVIFSDPGLVDIARQAGLECELHLSTLGALTSRTGQRRLADMGVSRAVLPRELDIDEIRKTADKSPLQLEVFVHGALCYGVSGRCWWSSYLGGKSGLRGRCVQPCRRSYDYKGQRGNYFSCLDLELDVLVKTLLTVPNLSAWKIEGRKKGAHYVFYTTTAYRLLRDNPDDADTKKEAQGLLEQALGRKSTHYNFLPQRPFVPLSPAREPGSGRHLGVVKGSRSKSYINPAIQLLPGDLVRVGQEGETGHKLIKIKKTVPGKGRFDLPGSCRPGLPAFLIDRQETELTGLIQDLESKIIDPEIRPGASRFIYQLPAPLKKKSARALNLEVFRFAPRKKGPLGIHLSLDPQRGVISGPLRDNWYFLPPVIWPREEEEWQEIITGLQKKGARNFVLGSVWQVDMFKTPEKLNLWAGPYANIANPAALKILQELGFKGAVLSPELSREDFMQMAHKACIQVGIVIKGLWPVSISRTFAAEARPFLPFISPKKETFWAAKRDANIYIYPNWEINLTEFESDLRRAGFSLLLHLKEPLPRKITLKDRPGLWNWEQGLV; the protein is encoded by the coding sequence ATGACCAGACCCGAAATCCTGGCCCCGGCCGGGCAAGAGGCCTCGTTTCTGGCCGCCCTGGCCGCAGGAGCGGATGCAATATACTGCGGGCTCAAACATTTCTCGGCCCGGGCCGAGGCGGACAACTTTTCCCTGTCCCGGCTGGCGGCCCTTAGACAGCTGGCCGGGGAGCAAAACGTCAGGGTCTACGTGGCCTTGAACACCCTTATAAAGCCCCAAGAGTTAGACAAGGCCGGACGTCTCCTGGACCGTCTGCAGCGTTTTGTCCAGCCCGACGCGGTCATCTTTTCCGATCCGGGCCTGGTGGATATCGCCCGCCAGGCCGGCCTGGAATGCGAGCTGCACCTGTCCACTCTGGGGGCTCTGACCTCGCGCACCGGCCAACGCCGGCTTGCAGACATGGGGGTATCCAGAGCTGTTCTGCCCCGGGAACTGGATATTGATGAAATCAGGAAAACCGCGGACAAGAGCCCTTTGCAGCTGGAAGTATTCGTGCACGGAGCCCTGTGTTACGGTGTGTCCGGGCGCTGCTGGTGGAGCAGCTACCTGGGAGGCAAAAGCGGGCTGCGTGGGAGGTGCGTACAACCCTGCCGCAGGAGCTATGATTACAAGGGACAGCGAGGCAATTACTTTTCCTGCCTGGACCTGGAACTGGATGTACTGGTAAAAACCCTGCTCACCGTGCCCAACCTGTCTGCCTGGAAAATAGAGGGCCGTAAAAAGGGAGCCCACTACGTATTTTATACCACCACTGCCTACAGGCTTTTGCGAGATAATCCTGATGATGCAGACACCAAAAAAGAGGCCCAGGGTCTTCTGGAGCAGGCCCTGGGCCGCAAGAGCACTCATTACAACTTTTTGCCCCAGAGACCTTTTGTGCCCTTAAGCCCTGCCCGGGAGCCGGGCTCCGGAAGACACCTGGGTGTAGTCAAAGGCAGCCGCAGCAAAAGCTATATAAATCCGGCCATCCAGCTTTTGCCCGGGGACCTGGTGCGCGTGGGACAGGAAGGCGAGACCGGCCACAAACTGATAAAAATCAAAAAAACCGTACCCGGCAAAGGCCGCTTTGACCTGCCAGGAAGCTGCAGGCCGGGTTTGCCTGCTTTTCTGATAGATCGCCAGGAAACAGAACTGACAGGGCTGATCCAGGACCTGGAAAGTAAAATCATTGATCCTGAAATCAGGCCCGGTGCCAGCCGGTTTATATATCAGTTGCCAGCACCGCTAAAAAAGAAAAGTGCCCGGGCCTTAAATCTGGAGGTCTTTCGCTTTGCCCCGCGCAAAAAAGGCCCCCTGGGTATTCACTTGAGCCTGGATCCTCAAAGAGGCGTGATCTCCGGCCCGCTCCGGGACAACTGGTATTTTCTGCCCCCGGTAATCTGGCCCAGGGAAGAAGAAGAGTGGCAGGAAATCATAACAGGTCTACAAAAAAAAGGCGCCCGGAATTTTGTCCTGGGGTCCGTGTGGCAGGTGGACATGTTCAAGACACCGGAAAAACTAAATCTCTGGGCAGGGCCTTATGCCAACATCGCCAATCCGGCTGCGCTGAAAATACTGCAGGAACTTGGATTTAAGGGGGCGGTGCTAAGCCCCGAGCTATCCAGGGAAGACTTCATGCAGATGGCCCACAAGGCCTGCATCCAGGTGGGGATAGTCATCAAAGGGCTATGGCCGGTATCCATCTCCAGGACCTTTGCCGCGGAAGCCAGGCCTTTCCTGCCTTTTATCAGCCCCAAAAAGGAAACCTTCTGGGCTGCCAAACGAGATGCCAATATTTATATCTATCCCAACTGGGAGATAAATCTAACCGAGTTTGAATCCGACCTGCGCCGGGCCGGCTTCTCCCTGCTCCTGCACTTAAAAGAGCCTTTGCCCAGAAAAATCACCCTGAAAGACCGCCCCGGGCTCTGGAACTGGGAACAGGGGCTGGTTTGA
- a CDS encoding DUF4258 domain-containing protein yields MDSLTTFHLCDHARQEMQRRGIEYEVVVEVLANPEQVLTINSRRKVYQSRMVTEHTNRQYLYRIFVDFDRNPPVIVTAYRTGKITKYWRQQHENNL; encoded by the coding sequence GTGGATTCGCTGACCACTTTCCATTTGTGTGACCATGCTCGTCAAGAAATGCAACGTCGCGGGATTGAATACGAGGTAGTGGTGGAAGTGCTTGCTAACCCTGAACAGGTATTAACAATAAATTCAAGACGAAAAGTTTATCAATCACGCATGGTTACAGAACATACCAACAGACAATACTTATACAGGATTTTCGTGGATTTTGACCGCAACCCCCCTGTGATAGTCACAGCATACAGAACCGGCAAAATCACAAAGTATTGGAGGCAACAGCATGAAAATAATTTATGA
- a CDS encoding DUF697 domain-containing protein, with protein MSKKRQVLIGDPLDQVPEGREQESREQKDQDARQVEGSGKTGNETSDAGYRRRDSGLGQPDPEPGRDHDVRDVSPEEMQELRREQEKLKRQLEEKMLDLERTGIRIPRVIYRTALWTAVFLGAVLGLFLVSQGVRFAGQVAALNMPWNILAVSGFALFSAMILMVIIKLAGRFLAFRSLSKVDINALKMLAQRRRFRWLAQQKQDEAREVLAGYLKDYKVKDVDADTLGLDRQELARIDSYRQNLLDSYGHLDSATWLKQMDETFVHALDRAANRRIRLYSRNVGLGTAASPIKFIDQLIVLYASLKLISELLQIYNLRPAMGQSLTILARSIIQAYLSGIIGEHSEAGVETFGDYYESIFGEISFATGVSAAADATRYALPKAGEGALNGFLVWRLGRHARRMVRPI; from the coding sequence ATGAGTAAAAAAAGACAAGTTCTAATTGGTGATCCCCTGGATCAGGTTCCTGAGGGAAGGGAACAGGAAAGCAGGGAGCAAAAAGATCAGGATGCCAGACAGGTAGAAGGTTCGGGCAAGACCGGGAATGAAACCAGCGATGCAGGTTATCGCCGGCGCGACAGCGGTCTGGGGCAGCCTGATCCGGAGCCCGGCAGGGATCATGATGTACGCGATGTTTCGCCTGAAGAAATGCAGGAGCTTCGCCGGGAACAGGAAAAGCTGAAAAGGCAGCTGGAAGAAAAGATGCTGGACCTGGAACGTACCGGTATCCGGATTCCCAGGGTCATTTACAGGACCGCCCTGTGGACGGCGGTATTCCTGGGGGCAGTTCTAGGGCTTTTCCTGGTCAGCCAGGGGGTCAGATTCGCCGGGCAGGTGGCTGCACTGAACATGCCCTGGAATATCCTGGCTGTATCCGGCTTTGCCCTTTTTTCGGCCATGATCCTGATGGTGATCATCAAGCTTGCAGGAAGGTTTCTGGCCTTTCGCAGTCTATCCAAAGTGGACATAAATGCTCTGAAGATGCTGGCTCAGAGACGCAGATTCCGCTGGCTGGCCCAGCAGAAGCAGGATGAAGCCAGGGAGGTGCTGGCAGGTTATCTCAAGGATTACAAGGTAAAAGATGTTGACGCGGACACCCTGGGACTGGACAGGCAGGAGTTGGCCAGAATTGATTCTTACCGTCAGAATCTTCTGGACAGTTACGGTCACCTGGACTCAGCCACCTGGCTCAAGCAGATGGATGAAACCTTTGTCCATGCCCTGGACAGGGCCGCCAACAGAAGAATCCGCCTCTACAGCCGCAATGTGGGTCTGGGTACGGCTGCCTCGCCCATTAAGTTTATTGATCAGTTAATTGTCCTCTACGCATCCCTCAAGCTCATAAGCGAGCTTCTGCAGATCTACAACCTGCGCCCGGCCATGGGCCAGAGCCTGACCATACTGGCCCGGTCCATTATTCAGGCCTACCTGAGCGGGATTATCGGGGAACATTCAGAGGCCGGAGTAGAGACCTTCGGGGATTATTACGAGAGCATATTCGGGGAGATATCCTTCGCCACTGGGGTTTCCGCAGCTGCCGATGCAACACGCTATGCCCTGCCCAAAGCCGGGGAAGGCGCCCTGAACGGCTTTCTGGTCTGGCGTCTGGGACGGCACGCCCGCAGGATGGTGCGGCCGATATAA
- a CDS encoding PilZ domain-containing protein, whose amino-acid sequence MKRSVKEKQISIFLHALFESSDIAPAFKKNLNPIKILTHIYLYKTGCADIAKKIKFDSLPATKNNERHMVNKICNFFKDSDPHQKNDVASYLVQNYPDEVDCLCPDFILTKIRAIIKKINKNDLHEDHVEKLVWEHICDKKIYHKFLDNILLFIEDRSIENNNLAKFLTTKKADLKENTFYKWIIRQNFIQKLDYAELGLAHSAKMAEFVDQDKMLGTICFLDFATEDLKQKFHHMLVKKYKTSKMSDMFLELFSESRQKNELFGKAVVIFGFFIIMFKFDDFVDFYQTTMVPDDHRNDWTNYSYKDYCYKILEGFQSGIKSDYVSSHFRLSTLKDQDTMQKISFVFWKNTFLKEKIKHECCPVQSAQNKKIHKYKSITKDKINDRRLLKIIEHLFSKKINISVYSFKSNDPYINLECTPLKMENDGFLIFYNNKDLEFKMDSIPFSVKCRFHVFDDSLNKRYYVFETELMHVFPADDHNILKLNYPVEYNLSDRRLDRYIPAPSDIYTLSIWEANNEQPEMTIQKPPLCRNFKQDSMKILNISSGGIRLSFKTHHLEKIEHEFALQQAYIFKITLSYHDKPADIYLTAVVRNLNWFHEPEPEIEVGFQFIQEAFFSSNKKISWSDITKKGSWHIGSWIFGNNMEKCKDFSVKN is encoded by the coding sequence ATGAAAAGATCAGTTAAAGAAAAACAAATCAGCATTTTTCTACATGCATTGTTTGAATCCAGTGACATTGCGCCTGCTTTTAAAAAAAATCTTAACCCAATCAAGATTCTGACTCATATTTATTTATATAAAACAGGATGCGCTGACATAGCAAAAAAAATCAAATTTGATAGTTTGCCAGCTACAAAAAATAATGAAAGACACATGGTAAATAAAATATGTAACTTCTTTAAAGATTCAGACCCTCACCAAAAAAACGATGTGGCAAGCTATCTCGTTCAAAATTACCCAGACGAAGTAGACTGTCTGTGTCCTGATTTTATTTTAACAAAAATCAGAGCAATCATCAAAAAAATCAACAAGAATGACTTACATGAAGACCATGTGGAAAAACTGGTTTGGGAACATATCTGCGATAAAAAAATATATCATAAATTTTTGGACAATATCTTATTGTTCATTGAAGATAGAAGCATCGAAAACAACAATCTCGCTAAATTTTTGACCACCAAAAAAGCTGACCTGAAGGAAAACACATTTTACAAATGGATCATCAGGCAGAATTTCATTCAAAAACTGGATTATGCAGAGCTGGGACTGGCTCATTCCGCCAAAATGGCTGAATTTGTGGATCAGGACAAAATGCTTGGCACCATTTGCTTTTTAGACTTTGCCACCGAAGATTTAAAGCAAAAGTTTCACCATATGCTGGTAAAAAAATATAAAACTTCAAAGATGTCAGACATGTTTTTAGAGCTTTTTTCTGAAAGCAGACAAAAAAATGAACTATTCGGAAAAGCAGTTGTAATATTTGGATTTTTTATCATTATGTTTAAGTTTGATGATTTTGTAGATTTCTACCAGACCACCATGGTGCCTGACGATCACCGGAATGACTGGACAAATTACAGCTACAAAGACTATTGCTACAAAATCCTGGAAGGTTTTCAATCTGGAATAAAAAGCGATTATGTGTCGTCACATTTCAGACTGTCAACATTAAAAGACCAGGATACCATGCAAAAGATATCTTTTGTTTTCTGGAAAAACACCTTTTTAAAAGAAAAAATCAAGCATGAATGTTGCCCTGTTCAGTCTGCCCAGAATAAAAAAATCCATAAATACAAAAGCATAACAAAAGATAAAATAAATGATCGCAGGTTATTAAAAATAATCGAACATTTGTTTTCTAAAAAGATAAATATTTCTGTTTATTCATTTAAAAGTAATGATCCATATATTAATCTGGAATGTACGCCTCTCAAAATGGAAAATGATGGATTTCTGATTTTTTACAACAATAAAGATCTAGAATTTAAAATGGATAGCATACCGTTTTCTGTAAAATGCAGATTCCATGTATTTGACGACTCTCTTAACAAAAGATACTATGTTTTTGAGACTGAATTGATGCATGTTTTTCCTGCAGACGACCATAACATATTAAAACTGAATTATCCTGTAGAGTACAATTTATCTGATAGACGTCTGGATAGATATATACCTGCCCCCAGTGATATTTACACCCTGTCAATCTGGGAGGCGAACAACGAACAACCAGAAATGACTATACAAAAGCCCCCCTTATGCAGAAACTTTAAGCAGGACAGCATGAAAATCCTGAATATTTCTTCTGGCGGTATCAGGCTGTCTTTTAAAACTCACCACCTTGAAAAAATTGAACATGAATTCGCCTTGCAACAGGCATACATTTTTAAAATCACCCTGAGTTATCATGACAAGCCTGCTGACATATATCTTACTGCTGTTGTCAGAAATCTCAACTGGTTTCATGAACCTGAGCCTGAAATTGAAGTCGGCTTCCAGTTTATCCAGGAAGCTTTTTTCAGCTCCAACAAAAAAATTTCCTGGTCTGACATCACTAAAAAAGGATCATGGCATATAGGATCATGGATTTTTGGAAACAATATGGAAAAGTGCAAAGATTTTTCCGTTAAAAATTAG
- a CDS encoding AbrB/MazE/SpoVT family DNA-binding domain-containing protein → MRVTTKGQVTIPVNIREKLGITPDTEIDFLQEGDRVFLVKREGTARATRKFKKLRGVATVKMTTDEIMALTRDDL, encoded by the coding sequence ATGAGGGTGACGACAAAAGGGCAGGTTACGATACCAGTTAATATACGGGAAAAATTAGGGATAACCCCGGATACAGAGATTGATTTTTTACAAGAGGGAGACCGGGTCTTTTTGGTAAAGCGAGAAGGAACAGCCCGGGCAACCCGCAAGTTTAAAAAACTTCGCGGGGTGGCGACTGTCAAAATGACCACAGACGAAATTATGGCACTCACCAGAGATGATTTATGA
- a CDS encoding type II toxin-antitoxin system VapC family toxin: MKGLLVDSNIILDVFLDDPVWAEWSEAALSEYAHHAPLYINQIIYSEISIGFNKIEELEAAVSKSGFQMLEIPRESLFLAGKAFFKYRKHKGAKKSPLPDFFIGAQAAVLDLELITRDKNRYQTYFPTVKIISPE, from the coding sequence ATGAAAGGTCTTCTTGTTGATTCCAATATTATCCTGGATGTTTTTCTTGATGATCCTGTCTGGGCTGAATGGTCGGAGGCTGCTCTTTCTGAATATGCCCATCATGCTCCTTTATACATTAACCAAATTATATATTCCGAAATTTCCATCGGATTTAATAAGATTGAGGAATTGGAAGCTGCTGTTTCAAAGAGCGGATTTCAGATGCTGGAAATACCCAGGGAATCTCTCTTCCTTGCTGGTAAAGCTTTTTTTAAATACCGAAAGCATAAAGGTGCAAAGAAGTCCCCATTGCCGGACTTTTTTATCGGGGCACAAGCCGCTGTATTAGATCTTGAATTAATCACACGAGATAAAAACAGGTACCAGACCTATTTCCCAACTGTTAAAATTATTTCTCCTGAATAA
- a CDS encoding DUF2283 domain-containing protein has product MKIIYDQETDTLTLIFSEATIEESDEDKPGVILDYDSTGNLVSMEILEASKRVMKPSAIEYHVAPEAKPATVQG; this is encoded by the coding sequence ATGAAAATAATTTATGACCAGGAAACTGATACTCTGACCCTGATATTTTCTGAAGCAACCATTGAAGAGAGTGATGAAGACAAGCCCGGAGTCATTTTGGATTATGACAGCACGGGCAATCTGGTCTCCATGGAAATCCTGGAAGCCTCCAAACGGGTAATGAAGCCCTCTGCCATCGAATATCACGTGGCACCTGAAGCAAAACCTGCAACAGTTCAGGGATAA
- the lepB gene encoding signal peptidase I, whose amino-acid sequence MNPRWHKLLKEYAEALIIALILAIFIRTFVVQAFKIPSGSMLPTLEIGDHLLVTKFSYGIHMPFMDRYIFEFDGPEFQDIVVFEFPENPSKDFIKRVIGTPGDEIFIEDKEVYINGDRVQEDYVQHADQRVMNSRDTFGPKEVPEGKYFVLGDNRDQSYDARFWDDHFVEREKIIGKAWRIYWSWEGFSNIRWDRIGSRIQ is encoded by the coding sequence ATGAACCCCAGATGGCACAAACTTTTGAAAGAGTATGCAGAAGCCCTGATCATAGCCCTTATTCTGGCCATATTCATCAGGACATTCGTTGTGCAGGCCTTTAAGATCCCATCGGGATCCATGCTCCCCACTCTGGAGATCGGAGATCACCTGCTGGTAACCAAGTTCAGCTACGGAATACATATGCCTTTCATGGACAGATATATATTTGAATTCGACGGACCCGAATTTCAGGATATAGTAGTTTTTGAGTTTCCCGAGAACCCTTCCAAGGATTTTATCAAAAGAGTCATAGGCACACCAGGAGATGAGATTTTCATTGAAGATAAAGAAGTGTATATCAACGGGGACAGGGTCCAGGAGGACTATGTTCAGCACGCTGACCAGAGGGTGATGAACAGCCGTGATACCTTCGGCCCCAAGGAGGTTCCCGAAGGCAAGTATTTCGTCCTGGGGGACAATCGGGATCAGTCATATGATGCCAGGTTCTGGGATGATCATTTCGTGGAAAGGGAAAAGATCATCGGCAAGGCCTGGAGGATCTACTGGTCCTGGGAAGGCTTCTCCAATATCCGCTGGGACAGGATTGGAAGCAGAATCCAGTAA
- a CDS encoding YifB family Mg chelatase-like AAA ATPase: MFAKITTAALLGIDAIRIELEVDYSRAGMPAFTLVGLAEGAVKESKERVFSALKNSGYKLPPARITINLAPADVRKEGSSYDLPLALGLLAASGIVPAENIQNIFMSGELSLTGELKAINGSLPLALKARNDKARAVMVPAVNAQEAAVVQGIPVYGMDSLGQAVRFLSGEIDQEPVHFDIDTLWQRGADFLVDFSEVKGQDNAKRAIEIAAAGAHNLLFIGPPGSGKTMLAQRIPTVLPGLSFEEALEVTKIYSVSGQLDPQQAMIVQRAFRSPHHTISDAGLIGGGHYPRPGEVSLAHRGVLFLDELPEFKKHVLEVLRQPLEDGEVTISRAAMSLRYPADFMLVAAMNPCPCGYLTHDQHPCTCTPTQIQRYRYRISGPLLDRIDLHIEVPSVPYEELKKARSSMDSGEMKASINRARQIQEKRYQDLPFLTNSQLSGKWLSEFCSLGQEEHAFLEVAVQRLALSARAHTRILRLARTVADLEGQEHISTAHLSEAINYRSLDRQDY; the protein is encoded by the coding sequence ATGTTCGCCAAAATTACCACTGCAGCGCTTTTAGGCATTGACGCCATCCGCATCGAACTGGAAGTGGACTATTCCAGGGCGGGTATGCCTGCCTTTACCCTGGTGGGTCTGGCCGAAGGTGCGGTCAAGGAGAGCAAGGAAAGGGTCTTTTCAGCCCTGAAAAACAGCGGATACAAGCTGCCTCCCGCCAGGATAACCATCAACCTGGCTCCTGCAGACGTGCGCAAGGAAGGCAGCAGTTACGACCTGCCCCTGGCCCTGGGGCTGCTGGCAGCCTCAGGCATTGTTCCAGCCGAAAACATCCAGAATATATTCATGTCCGGCGAACTCTCCCTCACGGGTGAACTTAAGGCCATAAACGGCTCCCTGCCCCTGGCTCTCAAGGCCAGAAACGACAAGGCCAGGGCGGTAATGGTTCCAGCGGTCAACGCCCAGGAGGCAGCTGTGGTCCAGGGCATTCCGGTGTACGGCATGGACAGTCTGGGCCAGGCAGTGAGATTTCTTTCCGGGGAGATTGACCAGGAGCCCGTGCACTTTGATATCGACACTCTGTGGCAAAGAGGTGCCGATTTCCTTGTGGATTTTTCCGAAGTCAAAGGCCAGGACAATGCCAAACGGGCCATTGAAATAGCTGCAGCAGGGGCGCACAACCTGCTTTTCATCGGTCCTCCCGGCAGCGGCAAGACCATGCTGGCCCAGAGAATCCCCACGGTGCTGCCGGGGCTCAGCTTTGAAGAGGCCCTGGAAGTTACCAAGATATACAGCGTGTCCGGTCAGCTGGATCCCCAGCAGGCCATGATAGTTCAGCGGGCCTTCAGAAGTCCGCATCATACCATATCTGATGCAGGGCTCATCGGCGGGGGGCATTACCCGCGCCCGGGGGAGGTCTCCCTGGCCCACAGGGGAGTTCTGTTCCTGGACGAACTGCCGGAGTTTAAAAAACATGTCCTGGAGGTCCTGCGTCAGCCCCTGGAGGACGGCGAAGTGACCATTTCCAGGGCGGCCATGTCCCTTCGCTACCCGGCGGATTTTATGCTGGTGGCGGCCATGAACCCATGCCCATGTGGGTATCTTACTCATGATCAGCATCCCTGCACCTGCACACCCACCCAGATCCAGCGTTACCGCTACCGCATCTCCGGTCCTCTTCTGGACCGCATTGATCTGCATATAGAAGTGCCTTCCGTGCCTTATGAAGAGTTGAAAAAGGCCAGAAGTTCCATGGATTCAGGGGAGATGAAGGCCAGCATCAACAGGGCCAGGCAGATTCAGGAGAAAAGATACCAGGACCTGCCTTTTCTGACCAACAGCCAGCTTTCGGGCAAATGGCTGTCTGAATTCTGCAGCCTGGGCCAGGAAGAGCATGCATTTCTGGAGGTGGCTGTTCAGCGTCTGGCCCTGTCCGCCAGGGCACATACCAGGATTCTGCGTCTGGCCAGGACCGTTGCCGATCTGGAAGGCCAGGAGCATATCAGTACAGCCCACCTGAGTGAAGCCATCAACTACCGCAGCCTGGACCGCCAGGATTATTGA
- the nadA gene encoding quinolinate synthase NadA — protein sequence MVEKNARALDSEVIKQYLPQGKTIEELEEDMAPKSRQELKDRIKILLREKDAVLVAHYYVSAELQELAAETGGFTSDSLDMARFGNEHPASTLVVAGVRFMGETAKILNPEKKVLMPDLDATCSLDLGCPAEDFATFCDEHPERTVVVYANTSAEVKARSDWVVTSSIAEKVVRHLHEKGEKILWAPDKYLGDYVRQQTGADLISWDGACVVHEEFKAEALKQMRLDIPDAGVLVHPESPREVIEQADVVGSTTQIIKAAKELPNKRFIVATDRGIFHKMRQAAPGKEFVPAPIAGETVECIACAHCPWMAMNGLQNLAHTLETGENEIHVDPETGRRARVAVERMLEFSRNLKS from the coding sequence ATGGTTGAAAAGAATGCAAGAGCTCTGGATTCGGAAGTTATCAAGCAATATCTGCCCCAGGGAAAGACTATTGAAGAGCTTGAAGAGGATATGGCCCCGAAATCCAGGCAGGAACTGAAAGACAGGATAAAAATACTGCTCAGGGAAAAAGATGCCGTTCTGGTGGCTCATTACTATGTTTCAGCTGAACTGCAGGAGCTGGCTGCCGAGACCGGGGGATTCACATCGGATTCCCTGGACATGGCCCGCTTCGGCAACGAACATCCCGCTTCCACCCTGGTGGTGGCCGGGGTGCGCTTTATGGGCGAGACAGCCAAAATACTCAACCCTGAAAAAAAAGTGCTCATGCCGGACCTGGACGCCACCTGTTCCCTGGACCTGGGGTGTCCGGCTGAGGATTTTGCAACGTTCTGTGATGAGCATCCGGAGCGTACCGTGGTGGTTTATGCCAACACCAGCGCCGAGGTGAAAGCCCGCTCAGACTGGGTGGTCACCTCAAGTATAGCCGAAAAAGTGGTCAGACACCTGCATGAAAAGGGCGAAAAGATTCTCTGGGCACCGGATAAGTATCTGGGAGACTATGTCCGGCAACAAACCGGGGCTGATCTGATATCCTGGGACGGGGCCTGTGTAGTGCACGAAGAATTTAAGGCCGAGGCCTTGAAGCAGATGCGTCTGGACATTCCAGATGCCGGAGTCCTGGTGCATCCGGAGTCGCCGCGGGAGGTCATAGAGCAGGCTGACGTAGTGGGTTCCACCACCCAGATTATCAAGGCGGCTAAGGAGTTGCCCAACAAAAGATTCATCGTGGCTACTGACCGGGGAATCTTTCACAAAATGCGCCAAGCAGCCCCGGGCAAGGAGTTTGTTCCAGCCCCCATCGCCGGGGAGACAGTGGAATGCATCGCCTGCGCCCATTGTCCCTGGATGGCCATGAACGGCCTGCAGAACTTGGCCCATACCCTGGAAACCGGAGAAAACGAGATCCACGTTGATCCTGAAACAGGCCGCCGGGCCAGGGTGGCCGTGGAGAGGATGCTTGAATTCTCCCGCAACCTGAAAAGTTAA
- a CDS encoding SAM-dependent methyltransferase: MNEPAPRFWEIFFEVYETLPRQGPGNRASAVRALALCRYLSKSPAILDLGCGVGGQTLYLAELTPGSIVAVDSHTPSIEHLQAAIAQHGLSKRVTAMVKDMDRLEQTPGSFDLIWSEGALYSIGLQHALYLCYGLLSPGGYLVFTDAVWRKENAPAEVKAGFDLDYPDMGWVGDDVASILDCGFDLVGHFTLPDEAWWEDFYTPMEARIESLRSKYAGDDEVSAILDQLAREPEMHRLYCDYYAYEFFVARRPLHIQGPG, from the coding sequence ATGAATGAACCAGCCCCCCGCTTCTGGGAGATTTTTTTCGAGGTTTACGAGACCCTGCCCCGCCAGGGCCCCGGCAACCGCGCCAGTGCCGTCAGGGCCCTGGCCCTTTGCCGCTACCTGTCCAAGTCCCCCGCGATCCTTGACCTGGGTTGCGGGGTCGGGGGACAGACCCTTTACCTTGCCGAACTGACGCCAGGTTCAATAGTGGCCGTTGACAGCCATACGCCGAGCATTGAACATTTGCAGGCGGCTATTGCGCAGCACGGGCTTTCGAAACGCGTCACAGCAATGGTCAAAGATATGGACCGCCTGGAGCAAACGCCTGGAAGTTTTGATCTTATCTGGTCCGAGGGCGCGCTCTACAGCATCGGACTGCAACACGCCCTTTACCTCTGTTATGGACTTTTGAGCCCCGGGGGCTACCTTGTCTTTACCGATGCGGTCTGGCGCAAGGAGAATGCGCCTGCCGAAGTGAAGGCCGGTTTCGACCTGGACTATCCAGACATGGGGTGGGTGGGCGACGATGTGGCATCTATACTGGACTGTGGATTCGATCTTGTGGGGCACTTCACGTTGCCGGATGAAGCATGGTGGGAAGATTTCTACACACCCATGGAGGCGCGCATTGAAAGTTTGCGCAGCAAGTATGCGGGAGATGATGAGGTCTCGGCCATACTGGACCAGCTCGCCCGGGAGCCCGAGATGCACCGCCTCTACTGCGATTATTACGCCTATGAGTTCTTCGTGGCGCGGCGTCCTTTGCATATTCAAGGCCCGGGATGA